In one Parambassis ranga chromosome 6, fParRan2.1, whole genome shotgun sequence genomic region, the following are encoded:
- the LOC114437658 gene encoding tumor susceptibility gene 101 protein translates to MTYSVDTIRKMLPKAYLRKHVAHEIHTALTYFKDLVPMMDKYVYSDGTIKNMMSLSGTIPVKIKDAIYKTPICLWIEENYPLTAPICYVRPTHEMMVLRGKYVSTNGEVLLPYLEEWRNAECDLVSLLQVMTVVFEEIPPLCMKPAAEPEQASCWLQFQKQSGADGSSYLSLVKDGQPILQGNETNC, encoded by the exons ATGACATACTCCGTGGATACTATTAGGAAAATGCTTCCTAAG GCATATCTCCGCAAGCATGTAGCCCATGAAATACATACTGCTCTAACTTACTTCAAAGACCTTGTGCCAATGATGGATAAATACG TTTACAGTGATGGAACCATAAAGAATATGATGAGTCTATCTGGAACCATTCCTGTCAAGATTAAAG ATGCTATCTACAAAACACCTATATGCCTGTGGATTGAGGAGAACTACCCTCTAACTGCTCCCATCTGCTATGTCAGACCCACACATGAGATGATGGTGCTCAGAGGAAAGTATGTTTCCACTAATGGTGAAGTCCTGCTGCCTTACCTAGAAGAATGGAGGAAT GCTGAGTGTGACCTGGTGAGCCTGCTGCAAGTGATGACTGTCGTGTTTGAAGAGATCCCTCCTCTGTGTATGAAGCCTGCTGCTGAACCTGAACAGGCGTCTT GTTGGCTGCAGTTCCAAAAACAGTCAGGTGCAGATGGGAGTTCCTATCTGTCTTTAGTCAAAGATGGTCAACCTATCCTGCAAGGAAATGAAACCAACTGTTAG